The Methanoculleus marisnigri JR1 genome window below encodes:
- a CDS encoding KamA family radical SAM protein — protein MNTTYDIRKTIGSTKKPIYVSSLDSVPGIDPEERARLAEVTDLFAFRANDYYLSLIDWDDPADPIRRLIVPTVEELEPWGHLDPSSEHRYTRAPGLQHKYRETALLLVSDLCGGLCRYCFRKRLFIEEAREVNKDISAGLAYIRDHPEITNVLLTGGDPLFLETGRVLDIVRQVREIEHVGIIRIGTKMPAYNPFRIINDPALLDMIRDYSMDEKRIYIMAQFNHPRELTDAACRAVALLQEAGAVVMNQTPLIRGINDDPEVLAALFDKLSFIGANPYYVFQCRPAIGNRTFAVPVEESYRIFEQARSICSGLAKRARFVISHATGKIEVLGKTDRYTYFKYNQATNPEDLGRFMVYKSNPEAYWFDDYTELVDEGRVRGPQDLA, from the coding sequence ATGAACACGACATACGATATCCGAAAAACGATCGGGAGCACCAAAAAGCCGATTTATGTTTCATCGCTCGATTCGGTACCCGGTATCGATCCGGAGGAGCGCGCCCGCCTCGCAGAGGTGACCGACCTCTTCGCGTTCCGTGCGAACGACTACTACCTCTCGCTGATCGACTGGGACGACCCGGCCGACCCTATCCGTCGGCTGATCGTGCCGACCGTTGAGGAGCTTGAGCCCTGGGGACATCTCGACCCGTCGTCGGAGCACCGGTATACCCGGGCTCCGGGGCTGCAGCATAAATACCGTGAAACCGCTCTCCTGCTGGTCAGCGACCTCTGCGGCGGTCTCTGCCGCTACTGTTTCCGCAAGCGCCTCTTCATCGAGGAGGCACGCGAGGTGAATAAGGACATCTCCGCGGGGCTTGCCTACATCCGGGATCATCCGGAGATCACGAACGTCCTGCTTACCGGGGGTGATCCCCTGTTCCTCGAGACCGGCCGGGTGCTCGACATCGTCCGGCAGGTCCGCGAGATCGAGCACGTCGGGATCATCCGGATCGGCACGAAGATGCCTGCATACAATCCGTTCCGGATCATCAACGATCCGGCGCTGCTCGACATGATCCGGGACTACAGTATGGACGAGAAGCGTATCTACATCATGGCGCAGTTCAACCACCCGAGGGAACTGACCGATGCCGCATGCCGGGCGGTCGCTCTCCTGCAGGAGGCCGGAGCGGTCGTCATGAACCAGACGCCCCTGATCCGCGGCATCAACGACGACCCCGAGGTGCTTGCCGCGCTCTTCGACAAACTCTCGTTCATCGGCGCGAACCCCTACTACGTCTTCCAGTGCCGTCCGGCGATCGGCAACAGGACGTTCGCGGTGCCGGTGGAGGAGTCCTACCGGATATTCGAGCAAGCCCGGTCGATCTGCTCGGGGCTTGCGAAGCGGGCCCGGTTCGTGATATCCCATGCGACGGGGAAGATCGAGGTGCTCGGGAAGACGGACAGGTACACCTACTTCAAGTATAACCAGGCGACAAACCCGGAGGACCTCGGGCGGTTCATGGTCTATAAGAGCAACCCGGAGGCCTACTGGTTCGACGACTACACGGAACTGGTGGACGAAGGAAGGGTGAGGGGGCCACAGGACCTGGCGTAG
- a CDS encoding Zn-ribbon domain-containing protein produces MPHKCTQCGREFEDGSTKILKGCPSCGGKKFLYIREAERHDDVLKEKTIDEIARETGEEVLEVQQDRRKTEEIEVFERIESIRILGPGSYELNIEKLARSDEVVVGLEKEGKYVVDILSMVKKKK; encoded by the coding sequence ATGCCTCACAAGTGTACACAATGCGGCAGAGAGTTCGAAGACGGTTCGACGAAGATACTGAAAGGATGCCCGAGCTGCGGCGGGAAGAAGTTTCTCTACATCCGTGAGGCTGAACGGCACGACGACGTGCTGAAGGAGAAGACCATCGACGAGATCGCCCGGGAGACGGGCGAGGAAGTGCTTGAGGTCCAGCAGGATCGACGGAAAACCGAGGAGATCGAGGTCTTCGAGCGTATAGAGAGCATCCGTATCCTCGGTCCCGGATCGTACGAACTGAATATCGAGAAGCTGGCCCGGTCGGACGAGGTCGTCGTCGGACTGGAAAAGGAAGGAAAATACGTTGTGGATATCCTCTCCATGGTCAAGAAAAAGAAGTGA
- a CDS encoding DUF2073 domain-containing protein, with the protein MIQGVQIDLISAERLERLTAMEKIRLILDDVMEGNIVILEKGLAPDEQSKLIEITMREIAPDGFSGIEMETYPIRDAQNGFLAKLLGGKRSETRLTVIGPANQLKTLKKEKDLISAWVSSSR; encoded by the coding sequence ATGATACAGGGTGTACAAATCGACCTGATTTCTGCGGAACGTCTCGAGCGTCTCACCGCGATGGAGAAGATCCGCCTGATCCTCGATGACGTCATGGAAGGAAACATCGTTATCCTGGAGAAGGGGCTCGCGCCGGACGAGCAGAGCAAGCTCATCGAGATCACGATGCGGGAGATCGCGCCGGACGGATTCTCCGGGATCGAGATGGAGACCTATCCGATCAGGGATGCCCAGAATGGGTTCCTGGCGAAACTTCTCGGGGGGAAACGCTCCGAGACCCGGTTGACCGTGATTGGGCCCGCCAACCAGCTCAAGACACTCAAGAAGGAGAAGGATCTCATCAGCGCATGGGTCTCCTCGTCGAGATGA
- a CDS encoding Era-like GTP-binding protein, which produces MTFLVRTKRKISGLLKVLFKKRTCRIGIYGPPNAGKTTLANRIVRDWVGDAVGPVSEVPHETRRVRRKEDITITGQNGSSITIDIVDTPGVTTKIDYNEFVEYGIDKEEAVKRAREATEGVAEAMHWLREDIDGVIYMLDSTLDPFQQVNIMLVGIIESRKLPVLIVANKNDLPDASPARIKSAFPQHPVIAISGLEGNNVEELYEQMTSYFG; this is translated from the coding sequence ATGACATTCTTAGTTCGTACGAAAAGAAAGATCTCGGGGCTATTGAAGGTGCTCTTTAAGAAGCGGACCTGCCGCATCGGGATCTACGGCCCTCCCAATGCCGGCAAGACAACGCTTGCGAACCGGATTGTGCGGGATTGGGTCGGCGATGCGGTCGGCCCGGTCAGTGAGGTGCCTCACGAAACCCGGCGTGTCCGGCGCAAAGAGGATATCACCATCACGGGCCAGAACGGCAGTTCGATCACCATCGACATCGTCGATACGCCGGGCGTGACGACCAAGATCGACTACAATGAGTTCGTCGAGTACGGCATCGATAAGGAGGAAGCGGTCAAGCGGGCACGGGAGGCGACCGAGGGTGTTGCCGAGGCGATGCACTGGCTCCGCGAGGATATCGATGGCGTCATCTACATGCTCGACTCCACGCTGGACCCGTTCCAGCAGGTGAACATCATGCTTGTCGGTATCATCGAGAGCCGGAAACTCCCGGTCCTGATCGTTGCAAACAAAAACGATCTTCCCGACGCGTCTCCCGCGCGGATCAAGAGTGCGTTTCCCCAGCACCCCGTGATTGCCATATCCGGTCTCGAAGGAAACAACGTGGAAGAGTTATACGAGCAGATGACGTCATATTTCGGGTGA
- a CDS encoding CBS domain-containing protein — protein MMNNSDAIRFETRIPVREVMQSHPTTIDVGETVARAAQIMCRDEVGSCIVLQNNLPTGIVTEEDINCKVVAKDLKPGDIRVSEIMSTPLITIGADKLVGDAAAMMVKHRVRRLPVVEDQMVIGIVTVRDILTVAAEVNELLADLIEINREEEYAMGVCDRCGNISDDLSRVDNLMLCPACREEEQLL, from the coding sequence ATGATGAATAATAGCGATGCCATCCGTTTCGAGACACGCATACCAGTCAGGGAGGTCATGCAGAGCCATCCGACAACAATCGATGTTGGTGAGACTGTCGCCCGGGCGGCGCAGATCATGTGCCGCGATGAGGTCGGCAGCTGCATTGTGCTGCAGAACAACCTGCCCACCGGGATCGTCACGGAGGAGGATATCAACTGCAAAGTCGTGGCTAAAGACTTGAAACCGGGTGATATTCGCGTCAGCGAGATCATGAGCACCCCCCTGATCACGATCGGTGCCGACAAGCTCGTCGGGGACGCCGCGGCAATGATGGTGAAACACCGTGTCCGCAGACTCCCCGTCGTTGAAGATCAGATGGTCATCGGGATCGTGACTGTTCGGGACATCCTCACCGTCGCGGCCGAAGTGAACGAGCTGCTGGCGGATCTCATAGAAATCAACCGCGAAGAGGAGTATGCCATGGGGGTCTGCGACCGGTGCGGGAACATCTCCGACGACTTATCAAGGGTCGACAACCTTATGCTCTGCCCCGCCTGTCGGGAAGAGGAGCAGTTGCTATGA
- a CDS encoding CBS domain-containing protein, protein MKVASNLMVEIPTLRYDDYVTKARSILRDDVFRELYIVDEKNRLRGYLDISDVLRVMDTKSNVTIKGFVREAARVSRDTPLAEAGVAIMNARTNSAAVVNEDGVYQGGVLFSELFPVLISRRTIPGRVEDAMSREPVTSTPDEPVHRIYSLIVASGFTAFPVVQKKETIGIVSRRDLLRAGSVRTSVKNQADTTVERVMTTPVISVTPGDTIATASRLMVEHDVSMLPVIDEKKQLVGVIDRHDVLSGRLP, encoded by the coding sequence ATGAAGGTGGCCTCAAACCTGATGGTGGAGATTCCCACCCTGCGCTACGACGATTACGTCACGAAAGCACGGAGCATCCTCCGGGACGACGTCTTTCGCGAACTCTACATCGTGGACGAAAAGAACCGTCTGAGAGGGTATCTCGACATCTCCGACGTCCTGCGAGTCATGGACACCAAGTCGAACGTCACGATCAAAGGGTTTGTTCGGGAGGCGGCCCGGGTCTCCCGGGACACCCCCCTTGCAGAGGCAGGCGTCGCTATAATGAACGCCCGTACAAACAGCGCTGCGGTAGTCAACGAAGACGGTGTATACCAGGGAGGGGTGCTCTTCTCCGAACTCTTCCCCGTCCTGATCTCCCGTCGCACCATCCCCGGCAGGGTCGAGGACGCCATGTCGCGAGAACCCGTCACCAGCACGCCGGACGAACCCGTACACCGCATTTACAGCCTGATCGTCGCGAGCGGGTTTACCGCGTTTCCGGTGGTGCAGAAGAAAGAGACTATCGGCATAGTCTCCCGCCGGGATCTCCTGCGCGCCGGAAGTGTCCGCACATCGGTGAAGAACCAGGCGGACACCACCGTTGAGCGGGTGATGACGACACCCGTCATCTCGGTGACGCCTGGCGACACGATAGCAACGGCGAGCCGGCTGATGGTCGAACACGACGTCAGCATGCTCCCGGTCATCGACGAGAAAAAGCAGCTCGTCGGCGTTATCGACCGTCATGACGTCCTCAGTGGCCGCTTGCCCTGA
- a CDS encoding CBS domain-containing protein, giving the protein MQPNSNNSDKKPADRLLKMPGTRERGPVDFKTKIAGYEGEIMAIATRDVVVAQQTTTIIQAVGIMTREGFRRLPVVDAGTRHLRGIVTVGDIIDFMGGGDKFNLVQVKHGGNFLAAINEGLREIMTPHLVTMPITGAIADAVEIIVNKNIGGIPITDAEGELKGIVTERDVMKVLATEHSGRKAEDIMNASVRVTGPDTPIGNVCREMVRCRFRRLPVVADDVLCGIVTATDIMSYLGKGKAFEQLTTGDSAEVMGAPVRSLLSGELHTITPDRNIHDIALEMIRRRVGALPVIEDSHLVGLVTEYDLVKAFSGE; this is encoded by the coding sequence ATGCAACCCAACTCGAATAACTCGGATAAGAAACCGGCCGACAGGCTCCTGAAGATGCCGGGCACACGCGAACGCGGGCCGGTCGACTTCAAGACAAAGATCGCCGGGTATGAAGGCGAGATCATGGCAATCGCCACGAGAGACGTTGTTGTGGCGCAGCAGACGACCACGATCATCCAGGCAGTCGGGATCATGACCCGGGAAGGATTCCGCAGGCTGCCGGTCGTCGACGCGGGGACGCGCCATCTCCGGGGGATCGTGACCGTCGGCGACATCATCGACTTCATGGGCGGCGGCGACAAGTTCAACCTTGTTCAGGTGAAGCATGGAGGGAACTTCCTCGCGGCCATCAACGAGGGGCTCCGCGAGATCATGACTCCGCACCTGGTCACCATGCCCATAACCGGAGCCATCGCCGACGCGGTCGAGATCATTGTCAACAAAAATATCGGCGGAATCCCCATCACCGACGCCGAAGGGGAACTGAAGGGCATCGTGACCGAGCGAGACGTGATGAAGGTGCTCGCCACCGAGCACTCGGGCCGCAAGGCGGAAGATATCATGAACGCTTCGGTACGCGTCACCGGTCCCGACACACCGATCGGCAATGTCTGCCGGGAGATGGTGAGATGCCGGTTCAGGCGCCTTCCGGTCGTCGCCGACGACGTTCTCTGCGGGATCGTTACCGCTACCGATATTATGAGTTATCTCGGGAAGGGCAAGGCGTTCGAGCAGTTGACGACCGGGGACTCCGCCGAGGTCATGGGGGCGCCGGTGCGGTCGCTTCTCTCCGGGGAGTTACACACCATCACACCCGACCGGAACATCCACGACATCGCTCTCGAGATGATCCGGCGGCGTGTCGGGGCGCTCCCGGTCATAGAAGACTCGCACCTTGTCGGACTCGTGACGGAATACGACCTTGTAAAAGCATTTTCTGGGGAGTGA
- a CDS encoding CBS domain-containing protein: MRAIDVMASPVYVVAPEDNVAYARNLMLKHRVSRLPVMEGDELRGILTKKDIAYRLRQTEPMWRRRPIDRIPVSILMALEPITIAPETGIRDIAAIMLDRDISGLPVVNEGKVSGIVTKLDLMRSAHIRGLTAQVSEIMEDAATVNRYHSLDHVIDTIKGKNDKLIVVNDNGSLAGIITESNLAFYEYLDERMNLPKKDVTHLRKEGPAGQKRFRYVVEVSAVAEDIMSRPVITVSPDASLQDAVGLMLDHQINSLVVVKDGDIRGMLKRDDIIKEVAK, translated from the coding sequence ATGCGTGCCATTGATGTGATGGCATCTCCGGTGTACGTCGTTGCACCGGAGGATAACGTCGCCTATGCGCGAAACCTCATGCTCAAACACCGGGTGTCGAGGCTGCCCGTCATGGAAGGGGACGAACTCCGGGGCATCCTCACCAAGAAGGATATCGCTTACCGGCTCAGGCAGACGGAACCGATGTGGCGGCGGCGCCCGATCGACCGGATTCCGGTCAGCATCCTGATGGCGCTGGAGCCGATCACGATCGCACCGGAGACCGGCATCCGCGATATCGCGGCTATCATGCTCGATCGAGACATCTCGGGGCTTCCGGTGGTCAACGAAGGCAAGGTGAGCGGCATCGTCACCAAACTGGATCTGATGCGTTCGGCCCATATCCGGGGACTCACCGCACAGGTCAGCGAGATCATGGAGGATGCGGCCACGGTCAACCGGTATCACTCGCTCGACCACGTCATCGACACGATAAAGGGAAAAAACGATAAACTTATTGTCGTTAACGACAATGGAAGCCTTGCCGGCATAATTACGGAGAGTAACCTCGCATTTTACGAGTATCTGGACGAGCGGATGAACCTGCCCAAAAAGGATGTTACTCACCTCAGGAAAGAGGGGCCGGCGGGGCAGAAACGCTTCAGATACGTCGTCGAGGTATCGGCAGTTGCGGAAGACATCATGAGCCGCCCGGTCATCACCGTGTCCCCCGATGCATCCCTCCAGGATGCCGTCGGGCTGATGCTGGACCACCAGATCAACAGCCTCGTCGTCGTGAAGGACGGTGATATCCGCGGTATGCTCAAGAGAGATGATATCATCAAGGAAGTGGCAAAATGA
- a CDS encoding CBS domain-containing protein has product MSDRFQVLVKDVMAKPITIAKSAFVSEALDKMLGEGVDPLIVTNNGTVIGTTSRAAIAETLGSRKTQALKATSIHVANTVEEDFTSAYPDQSIDILVPLLQHYKLVVVFDAEHRLIGQVTAGDILKVLRPAGGILDVMEPAHTIQGEERAVHLRRRMLDGEIDRFIVEDGDRVLGIVTETDVAKALHAFKDLVEGTHQDYRIRNLLVRDIMTAPLISMDADTDVSDVIDLMLKKNISSVPIKQNGKITGVATRNSLIQAL; this is encoded by the coding sequence ATGAGCGACAGATTTCAGGTACTCGTCAAAGACGTGATGGCAAAACCGATCACCATCGCGAAGTCCGCCTTTGTCAGCGAAGCGCTCGATAAGATGCTTGGCGAAGGCGTCGATCCGCTTATCGTGACCAACAACGGCACGGTCATCGGAACGACGTCCCGCGCGGCAATCGCTGAGACGCTCGGGAGCAGGAAGACCCAGGCGCTGAAGGCCACATCCATTCATGTCGCGAACACGGTCGAGGAAGACTTCACCTCCGCGTATCCCGACCAGAGCATCGACATTCTGGTGCCGCTGCTCCAGCACTACAAGCTGGTCGTGGTCTTCGATGCCGAGCACCGCCTGATCGGGCAGGTGACGGCGGGCGACATCCTGAAGGTGCTCCGCCCGGCGGGCGGCATCCTCGACGTCATGGAGCCGGCGCACACCATTCAGGGCGAGGAACGCGCCGTCCACCTCCGCCGCAGGATGCTTGACGGCGAGATCGACCGGTTCATCGTCGAGGACGGCGACAGAGTCCTCGGCATCGTCACGGAGACCGATGTCGCAAAAGCGCTCCATGCGTTCAAGGATCTCGTGGAGGGGACGCACCAGGACTACCGGATCAGGAACCTCCTCGTGCGTGACATCATGACCGCGCCCCTGATCTCGATGGACGCGGATACGGATGTCTCCGACGTCATCGACCTGATGCTCAAGAAGAACATCAGTTCCGTCCCGATCAAACAGAACGGCAAGATCACGGGCGTCGCGACCCGGAACTCACTCATCCAGGCCCTGTGA
- a CDS encoding deoxyhypusine synthase, with protein MKPTQPVKPNSNITALLESMSRTGFQGRKLGESLGIWTRMVNDPDCTIFMGLSGAMIPAGMQNVLIELVKHRYVDVIVSTGANIFHDTCEHLGVRHYLGHHHADDEALFAEGIDRIYDVFAYEEEFRSIDAEISRFADTMAPFQGSSREFIRLLGNWLREQKPQGRSLIATCAEYGVPIFIPALCDSSIGIGLVMARRRGVDVDVDQLADTDEITRMVEEAKKTGVIYVGGGVPKNFIQQTQVIASIHDQNLGGHAYAIQYTTDAPHWGGLSGCTFEEAISWGKEAPACPRVQCFCDATIALPIVASGLIGSGIERARRSP; from the coding sequence ATGAAACCAACGCAGCCAGTCAAACCAAACAGCAATATAACGGCCCTCTTAGAGTCCATGAGCAGGACCGGTTTTCAGGGGAGAAAACTCGGGGAGTCGCTCGGCATCTGGACCAGGATGGTCAACGATCCCGACTGCACGATATTCATGGGACTGTCGGGCGCGATGATCCCGGCAGGTATGCAGAACGTGCTCATCGAACTCGTCAAACATCGCTACGTCGACGTCATCGTCTCGACGGGCGCGAACATCTTCCACGACACCTGCGAGCACCTCGGGGTCCGGCACTACCTCGGCCACCACCACGCGGACGACGAGGCGCTCTTTGCGGAAGGGATCGACCGCATCTATGACGTCTTTGCCTACGAGGAGGAGTTCCGCAGCATCGACGCGGAGATTTCGCGGTTCGCCGACACCATGGCGCCGTTCCAGGGTTCGTCGCGGGAGTTCATCCGGCTCCTCGGCAACTGGCTCCGCGAGCAGAAGCCACAAGGTCGGTCGCTCATCGCCACCTGCGCCGAGTACGGCGTCCCGATCTTCATCCCCGCCCTCTGCGACTCGTCGATCGGGATCGGTCTCGTGATGGCCCGCCGGCGCGGGGTCGACGTCGATGTCGACCAGCTCGCCGATACTGACGAGATCACCCGTATGGTCGAGGAAGCGAAGAAGACCGGCGTCATCTACGTCGGCGGCGGCGTCCCGAAGAACTTCATCCAGCAGACCCAGGTCATCGCGTCGATCCACGATCAGAACCTCGGCGGGCACGCCTACGCGATCCAGTACACCACCGACGCCCCCCACTGGGGCGGCCTCTCCGGGTGCACGTTTGAAGAGGCGATCAGCTGGGGCAAGGAAGCGCCGGCGTGCCCGCGGGTCCAGTGCTTCTGCGATGCCACGATCGCGCTTCCCATCGTCGCATCGGGGCTGATCGGGAGCGGTATCGAGCGCGCTCGCCGGTCACCCTGA
- a CDS encoding 30S ribosomal protein S13: MDEEEIKYFVRVRNTDLDGTKAVHIALTGIKGIGPHTSRTITALAAVDPHAILGKLDDESVGRIANAVDTYTEQVPDWMVNRQKDVYTGEVRHLLGTDLTMMNDDDVNRMRKMRSYRGIRHETGQKVRGQRTKSTGRTGTTVGVKRKKD; the protein is encoded by the coding sequence ATGGATGAAGAAGAGATAAAGTACTTTGTTCGAGTCAGAAACACTGATCTCGACGGCACCAAGGCAGTGCACATCGCACTGACCGGGATCAAGGGCATCGGTCCGCACACGTCGCGCACCATCACCGCCCTTGCCGCCGTGGACCCGCATGCCATACTCGGCAAGCTGGACGACGAATCCGTCGGACGGATCGCAAACGCCGTCGACACCTACACCGAACAGGTGCCCGACTGGATGGTAAACCGCCAAAAAGACGTCTACACCGGAGAGGTCCGCCACCTCCTCGGAACCGATCTCACCATGATGAACGACGACGACGTCAACCGCATGAGAAAGATGCGGAGTTACCGCGGCATCAGGCACGAGACCGGGCAGAAGGTCCGCGGCCAGCGCACCAAGTCCACCGGAAGAACGGGCACGACCGTCGGCGTCAAGAGGAAGAAAGACTGA
- a CDS encoding 30S ribosomal protein S4, producing the protein MGYPGKNHKQYATPKRRFEKTRLEDEKRLIIDYGLRNKRELWKAQSVLRKYRAGARELVALRSGGLSTEDYLKKRDQLVNHLYRYGLVGENADVGDVLALKVEQQLDRRLQTLVLRRGFARSPKQARQFITHGHIAIKGRRVTIPGYRVERAEEAEISYYGPSPLTNEVHPERSRIARAGVR; encoded by the coding sequence ATGGGATATCCAGGAAAAAACCATAAACAGTACGCGACGCCCAAGCGGCGGTTCGAGAAGACCAGACTTGAGGACGAAAAGCGGCTCATCATCGATTACGGCCTGCGGAACAAGCGCGAACTCTGGAAAGCCCAGAGCGTGCTACGGAAATACCGCGCCGGCGCCCGTGAACTGGTGGCGCTGCGCTCGGGTGGGCTCAGCACGGAGGACTACCTGAAGAAGAGAGACCAGCTCGTCAACCACCTGTACCGCTACGGTCTCGTCGGCGAGAACGCCGATGTCGGTGACGTTCTCGCGCTCAAAGTCGAGCAGCAGCTCGACCGCCGGCTTCAGACGCTGGTTCTCCGCAGAGGGTTCGCACGATCCCCCAAGCAGGCGCGCCAGTTCATCACCCACGGCCACATCGCGATTAAAGGTCGCCGCGTGACCATCCCTGGTTACCGGGTCGAGAGAGCCGAAGAGGCCGAGATCAGTTACTACGGCCCCTCCCCGCTCACGAACGAGGTTCATCCCGAGAGAAGCCGCATCGCCCGCGCAGGAGTGAGGTAA
- a CDS encoding 30S ribosomal protein S11: MAEEKWGIAHIFASFNNTIITVTDLSGAETVTKSSGGMVVKQDRNESSPYAAMQMAIQVAQNARDKGITGVHVKVRAPGRGKQRSPGPGAQAAIRALARAGMRIGRIEDVTPVPHDSIRGKGGRRGRRV, encoded by the coding sequence ATGGCAGAAGAGAAATGGGGCATCGCGCACATCTTTGCCTCCTTTAACAACACCATCATCACCGTCACCGATCTCTCCGGAGCGGAGACTGTCACCAAGAGCAGCGGCGGAATGGTCGTAAAGCAGGACAGAAACGAGAGCTCGCCGTACGCAGCCATGCAGATGGCGATCCAGGTCGCGCAGAACGCACGGGACAAAGGGATCACCGGCGTCCACGTGAAAGTCCGCGCACCCGGCCGCGGCAAACAGCGGAGCCCGGGGCCCGGAGCCCAGGCAGCGATCCGCGCCCTTGCCCGTGCAGGGATGAGGATCGGCCGCATCGAAGACGTCACCCCGGTGCCTCACGACAGCATCCGCGGCAAAGGCGGCCGGAGAGGAAGGAGAGTGTAA
- a CDS encoding DNA-directed RNA polymerase subunit D, giving the protein MEIAFSRLDERVAKFTLSGVSMSFANMLRRAMISEVPTLAIEDVRIYDNTSVLFDEMLAHRLGLIPLRTDLKRYKPRSECTCEDAGCPVCTATYTLSVEGPKTVYSSDLIPQDPDAAPADEKIPIIELARDQKLVLEAQAIVGTGKEHAKWQATTACGYKNYPVIAIDERCDGCGMCIDECPRSVLETAQGKIRVVEERQELCSLCRLCERACLAGGIGTEPAIHIGTDAERFIFVVEGDGSIPVREIIERALQYIQKSSDDLVDVMNEITGEGTE; this is encoded by the coding sequence ATGGAGATAGCGTTTTCTCGACTGGACGAGAGAGTCGCCAAATTCACCCTGAGCGGCGTTTCGATGTCGTTTGCCAATATGTTACGGCGAGCGATGATCAGCGAAGTGCCGACACTCGCCATCGAAGATGTCCGCATCTACGACAATACAAGCGTTCTCTTCGATGAGATGCTGGCGCACCGCCTGGGGCTCATACCACTCCGAACCGACCTGAAACGCTATAAGCCGCGCAGCGAATGCACCTGCGAAGACGCAGGATGCCCGGTCTGCACTGCGACCTATACGCTCTCCGTCGAGGGGCCGAAGACCGTCTACTCAAGCGACCTGATTCCGCAGGATCCCGACGCCGCACCGGCGGATGAGAAGATCCCCATCATCGAACTCGCGCGGGACCAGAAGCTCGTGCTCGAAGCGCAGGCAATCGTCGGCACCGGAAAAGAGCATGCCAAATGGCAGGCGACGACCGCCTGCGGTTACAAGAACTACCCGGTGATCGCCATCGATGAACGGTGCGACGGGTGCGGCATGTGCATCGACGAGTGCCCGAGGAGCGTGCTTGAGACCGCACAGGGAAAAATCCGGGTCGTCGAAGAGCGGCAGGAACTCTGTTCCCTCTGCAGGCTCTGCGAGCGGGCATGCCTTGCCGGCGGCATCGGCACCGAGCCGGCCATCCATATCGGTACCGATGCGGAGAGATTCATCTTCGTGGTGGAAGGCGACGGCTCGATACCCGTCCGCGAGATCATCGAGAGAGCGCTACAATACATCCAGAAATCATCAGACGACCTGGTAGACGTGATGAACGAGATAACGGGAGAGGGGACTGAATGA
- a CDS encoding 50S ribosomal protein L18e produces MKKTTENKSNPRLTALIVTLKNASRAHEANIWREIAKRLDAPRKNYAEVNLSKINRYANEDETILVPGKVLGSGALSLPVKIAALDFSEAAVSKITGANGTCMTIEDLVRDNPKGSRVRILR; encoded by the coding sequence ATGAAGAAGACAACCGAGAATAAATCGAACCCCCGGCTGACCGCCCTCATCGTGACGCTCAAAAATGCGTCACGCGCACATGAGGCGAACATCTGGCGCGAGATTGCAAAGAGGCTGGATGCACCCCGGAAGAACTACGCCGAGGTGAACCTCAGCAAGATCAACCGGTACGCGAATGAGGACGAGACGATTCTGGTGCCGGGCAAGGTGCTCGGCAGCGGCGCGCTCAGCCTGCCGGTGAAGATCGCTGCACTGGACTTCTCCGAGGCGGCGGTGAGCAAGATCACCGGCGCAAACGGGACGTGCATGACTATCGAGGACCTCGTTCGGGACAACCCGAAGGGGAGCAGGGTACGGATCCTCAGGTGA